The DNA sequence TTGAACTAGCTGGCTTTACAGCAGGATCTGTTGCGGAACACGCAGCCACTCTGGCCCGGGCGGTACTCGAGGCCGTCGCATCTACCAAGACAGTCAGATTGCCAGGCAACGAGACGCCAGTGGTTTACTGCACGCAGGAAGACGGATCGCTCGTCGCAGATGGCTAACGCATGAGAAAAGAGGCTGATTCTTATAAGAAAACAGTTCTGATTGCCTCGCATTCAGGAGATAACAATTGGCGCCCAGTGACAAATGAGCTTCGAGACCGCGGTTATAAGGTAGTGGTATACGAGGCTGATAGAGTTGCAAAAGGGACAAGTTCTTTGCGTATAGGCATTAACCTGCAGGATGGACTGCGCATAGAATACATGGGTCGTCAGCTTGAGCCTCATGATATAGCTGCTGCTTGGTACCGCAAGCCATTCGTCCACGGAAACAGCGCGACTTCTAGATCATCGCTTGAACAGCAGCAAAAACATATACAATATTCTCTCTGGCACGCCATCCCAGAAAAGGCCTGGCTTAATCCGCCGGGCCGTATTTTGCATGCCGAGCATAAGCTCACACAACTACTAGCAGCCAGGCAGATCGGGTTTACCATTCCAGAGACTGTGGTTGCAAATCAGTGGGAGCCAATTCAGCACAGTCTGCCACATTCGGTGATCTTCAAGCTTCCACGTGCCATGGTAGAAGTGGATGGCCGTGAGCAGATAGTGCCCACTACACCGTTTATAAATAGCCCGTCTAGCTTACCAAAGAACAGTAATCCTTTTCCTGGGCTCTGGCAGCCGCGGCTTATCAAGAAACGTGAATGGCGGGTAGTGGTTGTGGGCGATCGTTTATTTGCTGGCGCCATCTACACCAAAGCAGCTGCTAAAGAAGATTGGCGTATACACTTTTTTACAGATGCCGTGAAAATTCGCAAAGCTTCGTTTCCGGCCGACCAACAAGCCCTGTGTTTTTCATACTTAGAGAAACTGGGGCTCAAGTTCGGGGTGTTTGATTTTATAGAAGACACGGACGGAAAGATTATCTTTTTAGAATGCAACCATAATGGCGAATATGGCGAATTAGCGAACGACTTGAGGCTGCCAATTACTGAGGCAATTGTTGACGAGTTGGATCGTATTGCTACTGCGTAAGCCGAGGTTGGTCTAATTATGCAGGACGGTCTGCGAGAAGATAACCCAGCAAGCGGCCACGAACAGCAAGAAGCCAATGAGCAGAATCATATTGCTGACATGTCGCTTTTTCATACTCACGCAGTATACTATGCATGTGCCTCCGTTATTGTGAGGAAAATAACATCATACCTGTACATATTTATGAGTAATAAACAGACAGCTTTGCGGGGGGTTGGGATAGCCGGCGCATGCCTGAGCGTGCTGCTGTATGCCAGGCAGCCCAGTTTTCCTACGCCCGACAAATTGCTAGTTTTTCTGACGTTTGTGTTTATGGCCTTTGGCCAAGGCTGGCAGTTTTTTAAGCGACTGGCTCCATTTGTGTTGCTGCTGTTGGTGTATGAGTCTTTTCGTGGACTGGTGCCGTCACTGAACAGCAACGTTAACTACACCTTTATGGTGCATGCGGATCGTTTCCTGGGCTTTGGCATGTTGCCCACCCAAGCGCTGCAGGCCTGGCTATGGCATGGCTCTGTGCAGTGGTATGACTTCTATATCTACTTGGTTTACATGTTGCACTTTGTGTTGCCGTTTGGGTTGGCGCTGCTGATATGGAAATATCGCCCCAGGGTATATTGGAACTATATCAGCGCTTTTGTCACGCTGTCTTTTGCTGGCTTTTTGACCTTTCTGGCTTTTCCGGCAGCCCCACCATGGATGGCCAGCCAGCAGCAAATAATTCCACCGGTCACCCGGGTGTCCAGCCATGTGTGGGCGGCGCTAGGTATCCACGACTTTCCGTCGCTCTATAACCGGATATCGCCCAACCCGGTAGCTGCCATGCCGTCGCTGCATGCAGCCTACGCCACGCTGCTTGCCTTGTTTGTGTATAAGCTCTTTGGTAAAAGGTGGGGATTGGCCGCCAGCATATATCCGCTGACTATTTACTTTGGAACGGTCTATCAGGGCGAGCACTACCTAATAGACGCTGTTGTGGGTGCCTTGTATGCTGGCACGGCTTTTGCGTTGGCACCGGCTGTGCTGCGCAGCATGCAGCGTTTGTGGGAAAACATTTTGTTAGAGGAGTGGGTGGTCATACATACGGCTGAAGAACTTGCACTGCAAAATGCATATGCTACTATAGAAGACATTAACAATTAAAAGATATACAGAAGTAGCGAGAGTTCTAGCTTTACGACCTGCTAGCAACCTGTCCATAAGGATAAGGTGCTCCATCTAGACCCGGTTTCCGGGAAAGATATCGTTGCTCTAGCACGTCCTTTCTCTGGGAGACCAAGAAAGGATTTTTTAATGCCCAAAAGCATTCATATCAGAGACCGCATTCAACGGAAGCCCAGCCTGGTGGCACGCTGCGTCAGTTTTGCGCGTCGTCGTATCCTACAGATACGCCTCCTTGCAAGAACTAACACATCGCACTCACCAGTGCTGGCTTCCGCTCTCGAAAGGGGTCTCTAACATGAACGCTCCTAAGGGTGCAACACTATTTACCAGCGAGTCCGTCTGCGCCGGACATCCGGATAAGATCTGCGACGCTATTAGTGATGCTATCGTGGACGCGGCACTTGCACAGGACCCTCACTCACATACGGGCATAGAAACGGTAGCCGGGGCCAATCAAATATGTTTGTTTGGCGAGATCAAGACCAAGGCCAAGCTAGACTATGAAAAAATTGTCCGTGATGTCGTAAAGAAGCACGGCTACACCGAACCGGCCTGGGGCTTTAGCCAAGAGTCGAGCTTTAGCAATGATATACACGAGCAGTCTCCAGAGATTGCCTTGGGCGTAGACCAAGACGGCGCCGGCGACCAAGGTATGATGTTCGGCTATGCGTGTGACGAAACGCCAGAACTGATGCCGCTGCCTATTGCCATAGCTCATGCACTGACTCGTCGGATAGATGAAGTCCGCGAGAAAGGTATCCTGAAATGGCTGCGCCCAGATGGCAAGGCGCAGGTAACCGTTCGTTACGAAGACGGTGTGCCGGTGGCTATAGAAAAACTGGTGGCAGCTGTAGCGCATCATGAAAAAACGACAGCCGTACAAGTTCGCGCAGATATTATCGAGCATGTGTTCGAGCCTGTCCTGAAACAGTACAAGTTCAAGCTGCCAAAAGACACTGACATTGTGGTGAACGGCACTGGTCTGTGGCATATCCCAGGACCCGAGAGCGACGCCGGACTAACGGGTCGCAAAATAGTGGTGGATACGTATGGCGGCTACGCCCGTGTTGGTGGTGGTGCTTTTAGCGGCAAAGATCCCAGCAAGGTAGACCGCTCAGGCGCCTATGCAGCGCGCTACATTGCCAAGAACATTGTGGCTGCCGGATTGGCTCGTCGCTGTGAGGTTGGTCTGGCTTACGTCATTGGCAAACAAAAGCCCCTCATGCAGACCATAGACACTTTTGGCACAGCGACCGTGACAGAAGAAAAACTGTACGAATTCAAAGACAAGCTGATAGACACGTCGGTAAAGGGAATTATCGAAACCCTGGACCTGGCCCGTCCTATCTATAGCCAAACCAGCGCCTACGGTCACTTTGGCAAAGCTGGCCTGCCATGGGAGAAGGTCGTCTAGCTGACGACAGGGGCTGCGGTAGAGGAAGTGCCTGGCGGCCATGTGCTATTTAGGCCGCCAGGCTTTGACGATGGCCCGGTCTGGGCGCTGGATCTTAGCTGGCTGATGCTACACAACTTTTTCGGAACATCAGGCAGAAACTATAGCATTTTAATTTTTCTGTAATTATTCTCTCAAGATAGGCATAAGCGAGATGATAGAGTAGCTGATGTTACGAATTCTACGCGTAACATCCTAATTACTAAATCATACTATCAAGAGTGGGGTTCTATGGCGCAGGGTGAGCAGTTTGGCAACGAGGCAAATCAAGTATGGACAGCAGAGATAGGACAGGATGAATTACGGCACGAAGCCACGGCCGCCCGGCAGGCAAAATTTTTGCTAGAAGTTATAGCGACAGAGATAGAGCCAGAGCGCTTGCTGCAGGACTACAAGTCGATCCTTGTACAGAATGAAATGCGGGGCGTGTCACATTCTGGTGGTCTGTGCGCGCTCTCGTTGACGCACCGTCCCGAGGCTGACGAGCCGCTGTATGACGGAAACAACTCACAGTACAGCACACAAAACAATTCTCTGCGCGACGTCCAGACTCATCAGAAACGCTTCTATGAAAGAGATTTCTCTTTGTTCAACCCAAAGTTCGAGGGCACTGTTTTTCATGAAGTGTACGAGCGCATGCCATTTCGGATTGGCCGCATGCAGCTGAATGTGATTTCGCCACTGACTGTGTTTAGGATGCATGTAGATTCGACACCCACGGCCGAC is a window from the Verrucomicrobiia bacterium genome containing:
- a CDS encoding phosphatase PAP2 family protein; the protein is MSNKQTALRGVGIAGACLSVLLYARQPSFPTPDKLLVFLTFVFMAFGQGWQFFKRLAPFVLLLLVYESFRGLVPSLNSNVNYTFMVHADRFLGFGMLPTQALQAWLWHGSVQWYDFYIYLVYMLHFVLPFGLALLIWKYRPRVYWNYISAFVTLSFAGFLTFLAFPAAPPWMASQQQIIPPVTRVSSHVWAALGIHDFPSLYNRISPNPVAAMPSLHAAYATLLALFVYKLFGKRWGLAASIYPLTIYFGTVYQGEHYLIDAVVGALYAGTAFALAPAVLRSMQRLWENILLEEWVVIHTAEELALQNAYATIEDINN
- the metK gene encoding methionine adenosyltransferase, giving the protein MNAPKGATLFTSESVCAGHPDKICDAISDAIVDAALAQDPHSHTGIETVAGANQICLFGEIKTKAKLDYEKIVRDVVKKHGYTEPAWGFSQESSFSNDIHEQSPEIALGVDQDGAGDQGMMFGYACDETPELMPLPIAIAHALTRRIDEVREKGILKWLRPDGKAQVTVRYEDGVPVAIEKLVAAVAHHEKTTAVQVRADIIEHVFEPVLKQYKFKLPKDTDIVVNGTGLWHIPGPESDAGLTGRKIVVDTYGGYARVGGGAFSGKDPSKVDRSGAYAARYIAKNIVAAGLARRCEVGLAYVIGKQKPLMQTIDTFGTATVTEEKLYEFKDKLIDTSVKGIIETLDLARPIYSQTSAYGHFGKAGLPWEKVV